A single window of Nocardioides kongjuensis DNA harbors:
- the rpsP gene encoding 30S ribosomal protein S16 produces the protein MAVKIRLKRLGKVRVPQYRIVIVDSRKKRDGAVIEEIGKYHPKEDPSYIDVVSERAQYWLGVGAQPSEAVEAILKVTGDWQKFKGIDGAEGTLKVKEPKRDKLEIFNEALKEAASEPKASATTAKKKAEKKADKVEAADAKAEVEEMVENLAAEEQAADVAALADAPAETPEA, from the coding sequence GTGGCCGTCAAGATTCGTCTGAAGCGCCTGGGCAAGGTCCGGGTCCCGCAGTACCGCATCGTCATCGTCGACTCGCGCAAGAAGCGCGACGGCGCGGTGATCGAGGAGATCGGCAAGTACCACCCCAAGGAGGACCCGTCGTACATCGACGTCGTCTCCGAGCGGGCGCAGTACTGGCTGGGCGTCGGCGCGCAGCCGTCGGAGGCCGTCGAGGCCATCCTCAAGGTCACCGGCGACTGGCAGAAGTTCAAGGGCATCGACGGCGCCGAGGGCACCCTCAAGGTCAAGGAGCCCAAGCGCGACAAGCTCGAGATCTTCAACGAGGCCCTCAAGGAGGCCGCCAGCGAGCCCAAGGCTTCGGCGACCACCGCGAAGAAGAAGGCCGAGAAGAAGGCTGACAAGGTCGAGGCCGCCGACGCCAAGGCCGAGGTCGAGGAGATGGTCGAGAACCTCGCCGCCGAGGAGCAGGCCGCCGACGTGGCTGCCCTCGCCGACGCCCCGGCCGAGACCCCCGAGGCCTGA
- the rimM gene encoding ribosome maturation factor RimM (Essential for efficient processing of 16S rRNA) has product MGHVESIEVVVGRIGKPHGIRGEVTVDVRTDEPDRRYADGAVLQVEAPRGSAFAARTLTVSRTRWHQGVLLASFAELPDRNAAEAARGVVLRAVVPADESPDDPDEFYDHQLVGLAAHDLDGTHLGEVVGLTHGAQDLLRIRTLDRREALVPFVTALVPEVDVAGGRVVIADRPGLVTPFPDDEGGTDEADADEADA; this is encoded by the coding sequence ATGGGGCACGTGGAGAGCATCGAGGTCGTCGTCGGCCGCATCGGCAAGCCGCACGGCATCCGGGGTGAGGTGACCGTCGACGTCCGCACCGACGAACCGGACCGGCGCTACGCCGACGGCGCGGTGCTCCAGGTCGAGGCCCCACGAGGCTCGGCGTTCGCGGCCCGCACCCTCACCGTCAGCCGCACCCGCTGGCACCAGGGCGTGCTGCTGGCCAGCTTCGCCGAGCTGCCCGACCGCAACGCCGCCGAGGCCGCGCGGGGCGTGGTGCTGCGCGCCGTCGTACCCGCCGACGAGAGCCCGGACGACCCCGACGAGTTCTACGACCACCAGCTGGTCGGCCTCGCCGCCCACGACCTCGACGGCACGCACCTCGGCGAGGTGGTCGGCCTGACCCACGGCGCCCAGGACCTGCTGCGGATCCGGACGCTGGACCGCCGCGAGGCGCTGGTGCCGTTCGTGACCGCCCTGGTGCCCGAGGTCGACGTCGCCGGTGGCCGCGTGGTCATCGCGGACCGACCCGGCCTGGTCACCCCGTTCCCCGACGACGAGGGCGGCACCGACGAGGCCGACGCCGACGAGGCCGACGCGTGA
- a CDS encoding RNA-binding protein, translated as MLADALEHLVRGVVDHPDDVVVRDKQLRRGAVLEVRVHPDDLGKVIGRSGRTATAFRTVISAIAGNSSTRIDFVDTDRR; from the coding sequence ATGCTGGCTGACGCGCTGGAGCACCTCGTCCGCGGAGTGGTCGACCACCCCGACGACGTGGTCGTGCGCGACAAGCAGCTGCGCCGCGGCGCCGTGCTCGAGGTCCGGGTCCACCCCGACGACCTCGGCAAGGTGATCGGTCGCAGCGGTCGCACCGCGACCGCGTTCCGCACCGTGATCTCCGCGATCGCCGGCAACAGCAGCACCCGGATCGACTTCGTCGACACCGACCGCCGCTGA